In the Haliaeetus albicilla chromosome 7, bHalAlb1.1, whole genome shotgun sequence genome, one interval contains:
- the CENATAC gene encoding centrosomal AT-AC splicing factor produces MAVHYCGLCRRTSFSGRRHLYSAAHRRRLREALARLQEEVAAARAAAAAAEEEDEEGDGGGAVRPYDPAEHDRRVWCLCCGRGVRRDGRRGGLALPQAGLLQHLAGAEHRRETARFWRENRAEAALRERFLVPAEEYERFARALERALAAHQRREEERIRQMAAGIREAERRQRETVQAALQLQTEPELCVGPSVCSPPAGPERDFSHGAEQPGPSGMQMGPDLNWIESGQALTFIGHQETEGKGNVHTGAKPPWLTEEEGGSKQQIGPSYEEFLKQKEKQKLRKLPAERVGANFDHTSQTGDSWLPSFGRVWNHGRRWQSRHQFRTETGEKKRKR; encoded by the exons aTGGCGGTGCACTACTGCGGGCTCTGCCGCCGCACCTCCTTCTCCGGCCGCCGGCACCTGTACAGCGCCGCGCaccggcggcggctgcgggagGCGCTGGCCcggctgcaggaggaggtggcggcggcacgggcggcggcggctgcggcggaggaggaggacgaggagggcGATGGCGGCGGGGCCGTGCGGCCCTACGACCCGGCGGAGCACGATCGGCGCGTCTGGTGCCTGTGCTGCGGGCGCGGCGTGCGGCGGgacgggcggcggggcgggctggCGCTGCCGCAGGCCggcctgctccagcacctggccGG GGCCGAGCACCGCCGGGAGACGGCGCGGTTCTGGCGGGAGAACAGGGCGGAGGCGGCGCTGCGGGAGCGGTTCCTGGTGCCGGCCGAGGAGTACGAGCGCTTCGCCCGGGCGCTGGAACGGGCGCTAGCCGCGCACCAGCGGCGGGAGGAGGAGCGCATCCGCCAG ATGGCGGCCGGCATCCGCGAAGCTGAGCGCAGGCAGCGGGAGACGGTGCAGGCTGCCCTCCAG CTTCAAACGGAGCCAGAGCTTTGCGTGGGACCTTCGGtctgcagccccccagcaggACCCGAAAG GGACTTCTCTCATGGTGCAGAGCAGCCTGGCCCGAGTGGGATGCAAATGGGACCTGACTTAAACTGGATAGAATCAGGCCAGGCTTTGACCTTCATCGGCCACCAG gaaacagaagggaaaggaaatgttCACACAG GAGCAAAACCCCCATGGCTAACAGAGGAAGAGGGTGGAAGTAAACAACAAATTGGACCTTCGTACGAGGAATTTCTCAAACAAA aggagaagcagaagctgAGAAAGCTCCCAGCGGAGCGCGTTGGTGCCAATTTTGACCATACCTCTCAGACGGGCGACAGCTGGCTCCCTTCCTTCGGGCGGGTTTGGAATCATGGCAGGAGGTGGCAGTCCAG GCATCAGTTTAGAACTGAAacgggggaaaagaagaggaaaagatga
- the RPS25 gene encoding small ribosomal subunit protein eS25: MPPKDDKKKKDAGKSAKKDKDPVNKSGGKAKKKKWSKGKVRDKLNNLVLFDKATYDKLCKEVPNYKLITPAVVSERLKIRGSLARAALQELLSKGLIKLVSKHRAQVIYTRNTKGGDAPAAGEDA, encoded by the exons ATG CCGCCCAAAGACGACAAGAAGAAGAAGGACGCGGGCAAGTCCGCCAAAAAGGACAAGGACCCGGTCAACAAGTCCGGCGGCAAAGCCAAGAAGAAG AAGTGGTCCAAGGGGAAAGTGAGGGACAAGTTGAACAACCTTGTCCTGTTTGACAAGGCTACCTATGACAAACTCTGCAAAGAAGTGCCCAACTACAAGCTCATCACACCTGCAGTTGTCTCAGAGAGACTGAAGATTCGAGGTTCTCTGGCTAGGGCTGCCCTCCAGGAGCTGCTCAGCAAAG gTTTGATCAAGCTGGTGTCCAAGCACCGAGCCCAAGTGATCTACACTAGAAACACAAAAGGTGGAGATGCACCTGCCGCAGGGGAGGATGCATAG
- the TRAPPC4 gene encoding trafficking protein particle complex subunit 4 — MAIFSVYVVNKAGGLIYQLDHYAPRADTEKTFSFPLDLVLRPHDERVVVAFGQRDGIRVGHAVLAINGAEVNGRFTADGKDVLEFLGNPANYPVSIRFGRHRLSSNEKLMLASMFHSLFAIGSQLSPEVGSSGIEMLETDTFKLHCFQTLTGIKFVVLADPRQAGIDSLLRKIYEIYSDFALKNPFYSLEMPIRCELFDQNLKLALEVAEKAGPFGPGS, encoded by the exons ATGGCGATCTTCAGCGTCTACGTGGTGAACAAGGCGGGCGGCCTCATCTACCAGCTGGACCACTACGCGCCCCGCGCCGACACCGAGAAGACGTTCAGCTTCCCGCTCGACCTCGTCCTGCGCCCACACGACGAGCGCGTCGTCGTCGCCTTCGGGCAGCGCGACGGCATCCGCG TGGGCCACGCCGTGCTGGCCATCAACGGCGCCGAGGTCAACGGGCGCTTCACGGCGGATGGGAAGGACGTGCTCGAGTTCCTGGGCAACCCCGCCAACTACCCGGTGTCCATCCGCTTCGGCCGCCACCGCCTCTCCTCCAACGAGAAGCTGATGCTGGCCTCCATGTTCCACTC GCTGTTTGCCATCGGGTCGCAGTTGTCCCCCGAAGTCGGGAGCTCTGGGATCGAGATGTTGGAGACCGACACCTTCAAGCTGCACTGCTTCCAGACACTGACAG GGATCAAATTCGTGGTTCTTGCTGACCCGAGGCAGGCGGGGATCGACTCCCTTCTCCGCAAGATCTACGAGATTTACTCTGACTTCGCTCTGAAGAATCCTTTCTACTCCTTGGAGATGCCCATCAG ATGCGAGTTGTTTGATCAGAACTTGAAACTTGCTCTGGAGGTGGCAGAGAAAGCCGGACCCTTCGGACCTGGATCATAG
- the SLC37A4 gene encoding glucose-6-phosphate exchanger SLC37A4 isoform X2, giving the protein MAGGGYGRYRAVIFAAMFVGYTLYYFNRKTFSFVMPAVMAEVPLGKDELGLVPSSQSAAYAISKFVSGVLSDQLSARWLFSSGLLMVGLVNVVFSWSSTVTAFAGLWFLNGLAQGLGWPPCGKILRKWFEPSQFGTWWAILSTSMNLAGGLGPIVAALMSLNYDWRTTLSFSGFICVVVSFVCLLLIKNEPSDVGLPNIEQGAKKGKKGSSSDNSTLTELLLSPYLWVLSTGYLVVFGVKTCCTDWGQLFLIQERGQSMLVGSSYMSALEIGGLVGSIAAGYLSDRAVAKVGLSSYGNPRHALLLSMMAGMCVSMFLFRVTVTGDSPKLWILTLGAVFGFSSYGPIALFGVIANESAPANLCGTSHAIVALMANVGGFLAGLPFSTIAKHYSWATAFWVAEITCTGSTVAFFFLRNIRTKMGRIPRKAD; this is encoded by the exons ATGGCGGGCGGCGGGTACGGCCGCTACCGGGCCGTCATCTTCGCGGCCATGTTCGTCGGGTACACGCTGTACTACTTCAACCGCAAAACCTTCTCCTTCGTCATGCCCGCCGTCATGGCCGAGGTGCCGCTGGGGAAGGACGAGCTGG GTCTCGTCCCCAGCAGCCAGTCCGCCGCGTACGCCATCAGCAAGTTCGTCAGCGGCGTCCTCTCCGACCAGCTGAGTGCCCGCTGGCTCTTCTCCTCCGGCCTCCTGATGGTGGGCTTGGTCAACGTGGTCTTCTCCTGGAGCTCCACCGTCACCGCCTTCGCCGGGCTCTGGTTCCTCAACGGCTTGGCCCAGGGGCTGGGCTGGCCGCCCTGCGGGAAGATCCTGCGCAAA TGGTTTGAGCCTTCCCAGTTTGGGACTTGGTGGGCAATCCTGTCTACAAGCATGAACTTGGCTGGAGGCTTAGGCCCCATTGTCGCTGCTCTCATGTCTCTGAACTACGACTGGCGCACGACTTTGTCCTTCTCTGGCTTCATCTGCGTGGTTGTCTCTTTTGTTTGCCTTCTTCTGATTAAAAATGAGCCGTCGGATGTTGGGCTACCTAATATTGAACAAGGAGccaagaaagggaagaaag GTTCCTCCAGCGACAACAGCACTTTGACAGAGCTACTGCTCTCGCCGTACCTCTGGGTGCTCTCAACAGGCTACCTGGTCGTTTTTGGCGTGAAAACGTGCTGTACTGACTGGGGACAGCTCTTCCTGATCCAGGAGAGGGGACAATCCATGCTCGTGG GTAGTTCCTACATGAGTGCCTTGGAGATTGGGGGTCTGGTGGGAAGCATTGCTGCTGGATACCTTTCTGACAGAGCAGTAGCAAAA GTGGGTCTGTCAAGCTACGGAAATCCTCGGCACGCGCTGCTGCTTTCCATGATGGCCGGGATGTGTGTGTCCATGTTTCTCTTCCGGGTCACAGTCACAGGCGATTCTCCCAAG CTGTGGATCCTGACTCTGGGAGCTGTGTTTGGATTCTCCTCGTATGGGCCAATCGCCCTGTTTGGGGTTATAGCCAACGAAAGCGCTCCTGCCAACCTGTGTGGCACCTCCCACGCCATAGTGGCCCTCATGGCCAACG TTGGGGGTTTTCTGGCTGGACTACCCTTCAGTACCATTGCCAAGCACTACAGCTGGGCCACAGCCTTCTGGGTAGCCGAAATCACCTGTACTGGTAGCACGGtggctttcttcttcctgcGGAACATCCGCACCAAGATGGGCCGGATTCCCAGGAAGGCTGACTGA
- the SLC37A4 gene encoding glucose-6-phosphate exchanger SLC37A4 isoform X1 → MAGGGYGRYRAVIFAAMFVGYTLYYFNRKTFSFVMPAVMAEVPLGKDELGLVPSSQSAAYAISKFVSGVLSDQLSARWLFSSGLLMVGLVNVVFSWSSTVTAFAGLWFLNGLAQGLGWPPCGKILRKWFEPSQFGTWWAILSTSMNLAGGLGPIVAALMSLNYDWRTTLSFSGFICVVVSFVCLLLIKNEPSDVGLPNIEQGAKKGKKGSSSDNSTLTELLLSPYLWVLSTGYLVVFGVKTCCTDWGQLFLIQERGQSMLVGSSYMSALEIGGLVGSIAAGYLSDRAVAKVGLSSYGNPRHALLLSMMAGMCVSMFLFRVTVTGDSPKENHFWTVALQPLADLTGLKEHELWILTLGAVFGFSSYGPIALFGVIANESAPANLCGTSHAIVALMANVGGFLAGLPFSTIAKHYSWATAFWVAEITCTGSTVAFFFLRNIRTKMGRIPRKAD, encoded by the exons ATGGCGGGCGGCGGGTACGGCCGCTACCGGGCCGTCATCTTCGCGGCCATGTTCGTCGGGTACACGCTGTACTACTTCAACCGCAAAACCTTCTCCTTCGTCATGCCCGCCGTCATGGCCGAGGTGCCGCTGGGGAAGGACGAGCTGG GTCTCGTCCCCAGCAGCCAGTCCGCCGCGTACGCCATCAGCAAGTTCGTCAGCGGCGTCCTCTCCGACCAGCTGAGTGCCCGCTGGCTCTTCTCCTCCGGCCTCCTGATGGTGGGCTTGGTCAACGTGGTCTTCTCCTGGAGCTCCACCGTCACCGCCTTCGCCGGGCTCTGGTTCCTCAACGGCTTGGCCCAGGGGCTGGGCTGGCCGCCCTGCGGGAAGATCCTGCGCAAA TGGTTTGAGCCTTCCCAGTTTGGGACTTGGTGGGCAATCCTGTCTACAAGCATGAACTTGGCTGGAGGCTTAGGCCCCATTGTCGCTGCTCTCATGTCTCTGAACTACGACTGGCGCACGACTTTGTCCTTCTCTGGCTTCATCTGCGTGGTTGTCTCTTTTGTTTGCCTTCTTCTGATTAAAAATGAGCCGTCGGATGTTGGGCTACCTAATATTGAACAAGGAGccaagaaagggaagaaag GTTCCTCCAGCGACAACAGCACTTTGACAGAGCTACTGCTCTCGCCGTACCTCTGGGTGCTCTCAACAGGCTACCTGGTCGTTTTTGGCGTGAAAACGTGCTGTACTGACTGGGGACAGCTCTTCCTGATCCAGGAGAGGGGACAATCCATGCTCGTGG GTAGTTCCTACATGAGTGCCTTGGAGATTGGGGGTCTGGTGGGAAGCATTGCTGCTGGATACCTTTCTGACAGAGCAGTAGCAAAA GTGGGTCTGTCAAGCTACGGAAATCCTCGGCACGCGCTGCTGCTTTCCATGATGGCCGGGATGTGTGTGTCCATGTTTCTCTTCCGGGTCACAGTCACAGGCGATTCTCCCAAG gagAATCACTTCTGGACTGTAGCCTTGCAACCTCTAGCTGATCTTACAGGCCTAAAAGAGCACGAG CTGTGGATCCTGACTCTGGGAGCTGTGTTTGGATTCTCCTCGTATGGGCCAATCGCCCTGTTTGGGGTTATAGCCAACGAAAGCGCTCCTGCCAACCTGTGTGGCACCTCCCACGCCATAGTGGCCCTCATGGCCAACG TTGGGGGTTTTCTGGCTGGACTACCCTTCAGTACCATTGCCAAGCACTACAGCTGGGCCACAGCCTTCTGGGTAGCCGAAATCACCTGTACTGGTAGCACGGtggctttcttcttcctgcGGAACATCCGCACCAAGATGGGCCGGATTCCCAGGAAGGCTGACTGA
- the HYOU1 gene encoding hypoxia up-regulated protein 1 isoform X2, giving the protein MAAGMVLVPCWLLAWLLLSCRLPGAGSVAVMSVDVGSESMKIAIVKPGVPMEIVLNKESRRKTPVAVSLKENERLFGDSALGMSIRTPKVAFRYFQDLLGKRIDNPHVALYQARFPEHELVKDEKRQTVIFKLSRTIQYSPEEMLGMVLNYSRGLAEEFAEQPIKDAVITVPAYFNQAERRAVLHAARMADLKVLQLINDNTAVALNYGVFRRKDINATAQNIMFYDMGAGSTVCTIVTYQTVKTKDSGTQPQLQIQGIGFDRTLGGLEMELRLRDHLAKLFNDQHPSKDVRKNPRAMAKLLKEANRLKTVLSANADHMAQIEGLLDDIDFKAKVSRQEFEDLCSDLFQRVPGPVQQALSSAEMNMDGIDQVILVGGATRVPKVQEVLLKAVGKEELGKNINADEAAAMGAVYQAAALSKAFKVKPFVVRDAAVFPIQVEFTREVEEDDKSKSLKHNKRILFQRMAPYPQRKVITFNRYTDDFEFYVNYGDLSFLNQDDMRIFGSLNLTTVRLKGVGDSFKKHSDYESKGIKAHFNMDESGVLSLDRVESVFETLVEDKLEEESTLTKLGNTISSLFGGGGPVPETGENLTDSVQEEEESLAETGKEEQGEKQDHKSSAEDAGDEQGEEKEQSPGQAETAPPKAESQKKEEGEKLESQDPKENRETVKEEELSKSSGDSTVTKTEEEKKIKAPKKQKLVHEITMELDVNDVPDLLEDELKSSMKKLQDLTVRDLEKQEREKSANSLESFIFETQDKLYQEEYQFVSTEEQREEISRKLSEASSWMEEEGYAATTKELKDKLSELKKLCRNLFFRVEERRKWPERLAALESLLNHSTIFLKGARMIPESDQIFTEVELGTLEKAINETTIWKNETLAEQNKLSPTEKPVLLSKDVELKIAALDREVQYLLNKAKFAKPKPKKEKNTTKTDSGKNATATSETENTIPPTEGKQEDKPEDIGPAKEPPTAEKVAIDDEPGSDSGSKKEKTTEAGGESRKNDEL; this is encoded by the exons ATGGCGGCGGGGATGGTGCTGGTGCCCTGCTGGCTGCtggcctggctgctgctctcctgccgCCTGCCCGGCGCGG GGTCCGTGGCGGTGATGTCGGTGGACGTGGGCAGCGAGTCGATGAAGATCGCCATCGTGAAACCCGGGGTGCCGATGGAGATCGTCTTAAACAA GGAGTCACGAAGGAAAACACCTGTGGCTGTTTCTTTGAAGGAGAACGAGCGTCTCTTTGGTGACAGCGCACTAGGAATG TCCATAAGGACCCCCAAGGTGGCATTCAGATACTTTCAGGATCTGCTGGGCAAGCGTATCGATAACCCCCACGTGGCGCTGTACCAGGCCCGATTCCCAGAGCATGAACTGGTGAAGGATGAGAAGAGGCAGACTGTTATCTTCAAGCTATCCCG AACGATACAATATTCTCCAGAGGAGATGCTGGGGATGGTCCTGAACTATTCACGTGGTCTGGCTGAGGAGTTTGCAG AGCAGCCCATCAAGGACGCGGTGATCACTGTTCCTGCCTATTTCAACCAGGCGGAGAGGAGAGCAGTTCTGCATGCCGCTCGCATGGCCGACTTGAAGGTGCTGCAGCTGATCAATGACAACACTGCTGTAGCATTGAACTATGGAGTTTTTAGGAGGAAAGACATCAATGCCACCGCACAG AATATCATGTTTTACGACATGGGAGCAGGAAGCACCGTTTGTACTATTGTTACGTATCAGACAGTGAAAACTAAGGACTCGGGAACCCAACCTCAATTGCAGATCCAGGGCATTGG GTTTGACCGTACTCTTGGAGGTTTAGAGATGGAGCTTCGTCTCCGGGACCATTTGGCAAAACTCTTTAATGATCAGCACCCTTCCAAAGATGTCCGAAAGAATCCCCGGGCCATGGCCAAACTACTGAAGGAGGCCAACCGCCTGAAAACTGTCCTGAGCGCAAATGCTGACCACATGGCACAG aTCGAGGGGCTACTAGATGACATCGACTTCAAGGCCAAGGTCTCAAGGCAAGAATTTGAGGATTTGTGCTCTGACTTGTTCCAGCGAGTCCCAGGACCTGTGCAACAGGCTCTGAGCAGCGCAGAGATGAACATG GATGGAATTGACCAGGTGATTCTAGTTGGCGGTGCCACACGGGTCCCCAAAGTGCAGGAGGTTTTGCTGAAAGCTGTGGGCAA AGAAGAACTGGGCAAGAATATCAATGCCGACGAGGCTGCTGCTATGGGTGCAGTCTaccaggcagctgctctgaGCAAAGCCTTTAAGGTGAAGCCTTTCGTTGTTCGGGATGCCGCTGTGTTTCCTATCCAG GTGGAGTTTACTCGTGAAGTTGAGGAGGATGATAAATCCAAGAGTTTAAAGCATAACAAGAGAATTTTGTTCCAGCGCATGGCACCTTACCCACAGCGCAAAGTTATCACTTTCAACCGCTACACAGATGACTTTGAGTTCTATGTCAACTATGGAGATCTGTCTTTCCTGAACCAGGATGACATGCG GATTTTTGGTTCTCTCAATCTCACTACTGTGAGGCTAAAGGGAGTTGGGGACAGTTTCAAGAAGCACTCAGATTATGAATCCAAAGGCATCAAAGCTCACTTCAACATGGATGAGAGTGGAGTACTAAGTCTTGACCGG GTGGAATCTGTGTTTGAGACCTTGGTGGAAGACAAGCTGGAGGAGGAGTCAACACTGACAA AACTTGGTAATACCATCTCAAGCCTGTTTGGGGGTGGTGGTCCTGTGCCAGAGACTGGAGAGAACCTGACAGACTCGGTTCAG gaagaagaagagagcCTAGCAGAAACGGGTAAAGAAGAGCAGGGGGAGAAGCAAGACCACAAAAGCAGTGCAGAAGATGCCGGTGAcgagcagggagaagagaaagagcagTCTCCGGGTCAGGCAGAAACTGCCCCTCCAAAAGCAGAGTcacagaagaaggaagaaggcgAGAAATTAGAGTCTCAG GAtcccaaagaaaacagagaaactgtGAAAGAGGAAGAACTGTCTAAAAGTTCTGGTGACAGCACAGTTACCAAAAcggaggaagagaagaagatTAAAGCACCCAAGAAGCAGAAGCTTGTCCATGAGATCACCATGGAACTGGATGTAAACGATGTGCCTGACTTGCTGGAGGATGAACTAAAGAGCTCAATGAAAAA ACTCCAAGACTTGACAGTCAGAGATCTagagaaacaggaaagagaaaagtcaGCAAACAGCTTGGAGTCATTCATCTTTGAGACCCAG gACAAGCTTTACCAAGAGGAGTATCAGTTTGTCTCAACGGAggagcaaagagaagaaatttcCAGAAAGCTTAGCGAGGCTTCCAGTTggatggaggaggagggctATGCAGCCACAACCAAG GAGTTGAAAGACAagctttcagagctgaaaaAGCTTTGTAGAAACCTTTTCTTCCGTGttgaggaaaggagaaagtggCCGGAACGCCTGGCTGCCCTGGAGAGTCTGCTCAACCACTCAACCATCTTTCTCAA GGGAGCCCGAATGATTCCAGAGTCTGACCAGATATTCACAGAAGTGGAACTGGGTACGCTGGAAAAAGCCATCAATGAAACAACG ATCTGGAAAAATGAGACGCTGGCTGAACAGAACAAGCTCTCTCCTACTGAGAAACCTGTCCTGCTGTCAAAAGATGTAGAGCTGAAGATAGCAGCCCTGGACAGGGAAGTGCAGTATCTCTTGAATAAGGCCAAGTTtgcaaaacccaaacccaaaaaggAGAAGAACACCACAAAAACTGATTCAGGCAAGAATGCTACAGCAACCTCCGAGACTGAGAACACTATCCCTCCCACGGAGGGGAAACAAGAAG ACAAACCTGAGGATATTGGCCCAGCCAAGGAACCTCCTACAGCTGAGAAAGTAGCAATAGATGATGAGCCTGGATCGGACTCCG GGTCCAAAAAAGAGAAGACGACAGAAGCTggaggagaaagcaggaaaaacgATGAGTTATAA
- the HYOU1 gene encoding hypoxia up-regulated protein 1 isoform X1, translated as MAAGMVLVPCWLLAWLLLSCRLPGAGSVAVMSVDVGSESMKIAIVKPGVPMEIVLNKESRRKTPVAVSLKENERLFGDSALGMSIRTPKVAFRYFQDLLGKRIDNPHVALYQARFPEHELVKDEKRQTVIFKLSRTIQYSPEEMLGMVLNYSRGLAEEFAEQPIKDAVITVPAYFNQAERRAVLHAARMADLKVLQLINDNTAVALNYGVFRRKDINATAQNIMFYDMGAGSTVCTIVTYQTVKTKDSGTQPQLQIQGIGFDRTLGGLEMELRLRDHLAKLFNDQHPSKDVRKNPRAMAKLLKEANRLKTVLSANADHMAQIEGLLDDIDFKAKVSRQEFEDLCSDLFQRVPGPVQQALSSAEMNMDGIDQVILVGGATRVPKVQEVLLKAVGKEELGKNINADEAAAMGAVYQAAALSKAFKVKPFVVRDAAVFPIQVEFTREVEEDDKSKSLKHNKRILFQRMAPYPQRKVITFNRYTDDFEFYVNYGDLSFLNQDDMRIFGSLNLTTVRLKGVGDSFKKHSDYESKGIKAHFNMDESGVLSLDRVESVFETLVEDKLEEESTLTKLGNTISSLFGGGGPVPETGENLTDSVQEEEESLAETGKEEQGEKQDHKSSAEDAGDEQGEEKEQSPGQAETAPPKAESQKKEEGEKLESQDPKENRETVKEEELSKSSGDSTVTKTEEEKKIKAPKKQKLVHEITMELDVNDVPDLLEDELKSSMKKLQDLTVRDLEKQEREKSANSLESFIFETQDKLYQEEYQFVSTEEQREEISRKLSEASSWMEEEGYAATTKELKDKLSELKKLCRNLFFRVEERRKWPERLAALESLLNHSTIFLKGARMIPESDQIFTEVELGTLEKAINETTIWKNETLAEQNKLSPTEKPVLLSKDVELKIAALDREVQYLLNKAKFAKPKPKKEKNTTKTDSGKNATATSETENTIPPTEGKQEDTDKPEDIGPAKEPPTAEKVAIDDEPGSDSGSKKEKTTEAGGESRKNDEL; from the exons ATGGCGGCGGGGATGGTGCTGGTGCCCTGCTGGCTGCtggcctggctgctgctctcctgccgCCTGCCCGGCGCGG GGTCCGTGGCGGTGATGTCGGTGGACGTGGGCAGCGAGTCGATGAAGATCGCCATCGTGAAACCCGGGGTGCCGATGGAGATCGTCTTAAACAA GGAGTCACGAAGGAAAACACCTGTGGCTGTTTCTTTGAAGGAGAACGAGCGTCTCTTTGGTGACAGCGCACTAGGAATG TCCATAAGGACCCCCAAGGTGGCATTCAGATACTTTCAGGATCTGCTGGGCAAGCGTATCGATAACCCCCACGTGGCGCTGTACCAGGCCCGATTCCCAGAGCATGAACTGGTGAAGGATGAGAAGAGGCAGACTGTTATCTTCAAGCTATCCCG AACGATACAATATTCTCCAGAGGAGATGCTGGGGATGGTCCTGAACTATTCACGTGGTCTGGCTGAGGAGTTTGCAG AGCAGCCCATCAAGGACGCGGTGATCACTGTTCCTGCCTATTTCAACCAGGCGGAGAGGAGAGCAGTTCTGCATGCCGCTCGCATGGCCGACTTGAAGGTGCTGCAGCTGATCAATGACAACACTGCTGTAGCATTGAACTATGGAGTTTTTAGGAGGAAAGACATCAATGCCACCGCACAG AATATCATGTTTTACGACATGGGAGCAGGAAGCACCGTTTGTACTATTGTTACGTATCAGACAGTGAAAACTAAGGACTCGGGAACCCAACCTCAATTGCAGATCCAGGGCATTGG GTTTGACCGTACTCTTGGAGGTTTAGAGATGGAGCTTCGTCTCCGGGACCATTTGGCAAAACTCTTTAATGATCAGCACCCTTCCAAAGATGTCCGAAAGAATCCCCGGGCCATGGCCAAACTACTGAAGGAGGCCAACCGCCTGAAAACTGTCCTGAGCGCAAATGCTGACCACATGGCACAG aTCGAGGGGCTACTAGATGACATCGACTTCAAGGCCAAGGTCTCAAGGCAAGAATTTGAGGATTTGTGCTCTGACTTGTTCCAGCGAGTCCCAGGACCTGTGCAACAGGCTCTGAGCAGCGCAGAGATGAACATG GATGGAATTGACCAGGTGATTCTAGTTGGCGGTGCCACACGGGTCCCCAAAGTGCAGGAGGTTTTGCTGAAAGCTGTGGGCAA AGAAGAACTGGGCAAGAATATCAATGCCGACGAGGCTGCTGCTATGGGTGCAGTCTaccaggcagctgctctgaGCAAAGCCTTTAAGGTGAAGCCTTTCGTTGTTCGGGATGCCGCTGTGTTTCCTATCCAG GTGGAGTTTACTCGTGAAGTTGAGGAGGATGATAAATCCAAGAGTTTAAAGCATAACAAGAGAATTTTGTTCCAGCGCATGGCACCTTACCCACAGCGCAAAGTTATCACTTTCAACCGCTACACAGATGACTTTGAGTTCTATGTCAACTATGGAGATCTGTCTTTCCTGAACCAGGATGACATGCG GATTTTTGGTTCTCTCAATCTCACTACTGTGAGGCTAAAGGGAGTTGGGGACAGTTTCAAGAAGCACTCAGATTATGAATCCAAAGGCATCAAAGCTCACTTCAACATGGATGAGAGTGGAGTACTAAGTCTTGACCGG GTGGAATCTGTGTTTGAGACCTTGGTGGAAGACAAGCTGGAGGAGGAGTCAACACTGACAA AACTTGGTAATACCATCTCAAGCCTGTTTGGGGGTGGTGGTCCTGTGCCAGAGACTGGAGAGAACCTGACAGACTCGGTTCAG gaagaagaagagagcCTAGCAGAAACGGGTAAAGAAGAGCAGGGGGAGAAGCAAGACCACAAAAGCAGTGCAGAAGATGCCGGTGAcgagcagggagaagagaaagagcagTCTCCGGGTCAGGCAGAAACTGCCCCTCCAAAAGCAGAGTcacagaagaaggaagaaggcgAGAAATTAGAGTCTCAG GAtcccaaagaaaacagagaaactgtGAAAGAGGAAGAACTGTCTAAAAGTTCTGGTGACAGCACAGTTACCAAAAcggaggaagagaagaagatTAAAGCACCCAAGAAGCAGAAGCTTGTCCATGAGATCACCATGGAACTGGATGTAAACGATGTGCCTGACTTGCTGGAGGATGAACTAAAGAGCTCAATGAAAAA ACTCCAAGACTTGACAGTCAGAGATCTagagaaacaggaaagagaaaagtcaGCAAACAGCTTGGAGTCATTCATCTTTGAGACCCAG gACAAGCTTTACCAAGAGGAGTATCAGTTTGTCTCAACGGAggagcaaagagaagaaatttcCAGAAAGCTTAGCGAGGCTTCCAGTTggatggaggaggagggctATGCAGCCACAACCAAG GAGTTGAAAGACAagctttcagagctgaaaaAGCTTTGTAGAAACCTTTTCTTCCGTGttgaggaaaggagaaagtggCCGGAACGCCTGGCTGCCCTGGAGAGTCTGCTCAACCACTCAACCATCTTTCTCAA GGGAGCCCGAATGATTCCAGAGTCTGACCAGATATTCACAGAAGTGGAACTGGGTACGCTGGAAAAAGCCATCAATGAAACAACG ATCTGGAAAAATGAGACGCTGGCTGAACAGAACAAGCTCTCTCCTACTGAGAAACCTGTCCTGCTGTCAAAAGATGTAGAGCTGAAGATAGCAGCCCTGGACAGGGAAGTGCAGTATCTCTTGAATAAGGCCAAGTTtgcaaaacccaaacccaaaaaggAGAAGAACACCACAAAAACTGATTCAGGCAAGAATGCTACAGCAACCTCCGAGACTGAGAACACTATCCCTCCCACGGAGGGGAAACAAGAAG ACACAGACAAACCTGAGGATATTGGCCCAGCCAAGGAACCTCCTACAGCTGAGAAAGTAGCAATAGATGATGAGCCTGGATCGGACTCCG GGTCCAAAAAAGAGAAGACGACAGAAGCTggaggagaaagcaggaaaaacgATGAGTTATAA